The genomic region GCAACCTCGACGAGGGCTACGTCCCCGAGGTGCTCGACCAGGCGGTCCTCGACAGCCGGATCAAGGTCGACTCGTTGAAGGCGCTGACCGCCACCCGGGCGCTGGCGGCCAAGGAGGGCATCTTCGCCGGCGTCTCGACGGGCGCCTCCCTGGCCGTGGCCCTGCGGATCTGCGACCCGCGCCGGCTGCCGGAGGGGTCGAAGGTCGTCGCGGTGTCCCCCGACGGCGGGTGGAAGTACCTCTCCACCGGCGCGTACGCGATGGGTGACACCGCGGCGATCGCGGAGTCGCTGTCCGGCACCCTGTGGGCCTGACCGGTCGGCGTCGCGGATCGCTCCCGCCATCGCCCCACGGGCGCGGGACGGGGGTCGGGTCAGGCGGGTCGCTCCCGTCATCGCCCCGCGGGCGCGTGGCGGGGGTCTGGTCAGGCGGGTCGCTCCCGTCATCGCCCCGCGGGCGCTTCGCGGGCGGGGCCCCCGCCCTGTGGAGTCCGTCATCGCCCCGCGGGCGTCTCGCGGGCCGTCGGTCTCAGCGGTCCGGCACGCCCGCGGGGGTGCGCGCGGTCGTCCGGCGCGGCAGGGCTGCCCGCACCGCCAGCCCGCCGGCGAGGACCACGAGGATCGCGCCGGCCACACCGACCGGTGACAGCGCCTCCCCGAAGATGGCGGCCGCGAGGACCGTGGCGGTCAGCGGCTCGAGCAGCGTGATCGTGCTCGCGGTGGCGGCCGGGATGCGGGCCACCCCGCCGAAGAACAGCGCGTAGGCCAGCGCCGTCGGGGCCGTGCCCAGGTACGCGATCGCGGCGACGTCGCCCCCGTCGAGCTCGGCGCCCGCGAGGCCGACCAGGGCCGGCAGGAGCACGACGGCGGCGACGGGGAACGCCGCGGTCACGAGCGCGCCGGGGACCGCGTCGCGGGCGTGGCGGCCGAGCAGGGTCACGCCGGCGTAGCCCGACCCGGCGACCAGCGCGAGACCGGCACCGCCGACGGCGGCCCACCCGAGCGAGGTCCCTCCCCCGCCGGACAGCAGCCCGACGCCGAGCGCGCCGAGCAGCACCGCGGTCCAGGTCGCGACGCCCGCCCGGGTGTCACCGACCAGGGGACCGACGGCGGCGGTGACGATCGGCGCGGCGCCGAGCGACACCATCGTGGCGACCGTCACCCCGACGAGGGGGACGGCGGCGAAGAACGTGGCCTGGTAGATCGCCAGCAGGACGCCGACGCCGATGACGACGGGGCTTCGGCGCGGGAGCCGGTGGGCGGCCGCGGGGCGCAGGCGGGGGACCGCCACCAGCACGGTGGCGGCGATCACCACGCGCAGCGCGGCGACGGTCAGCGGCGGCACGCCGGATTCGTTGAGGGACCGGCCGACGACGCCTGACGTGCCCCACAGGACGGCGGCGGTGACGACGGCCAGGACGGGGCGGATGGCGGGGGTGGGTGACATGGCGGGGTGATCTCCGGTGCTCGCGGCGGGCGGACGCGCGCGGAGCGGCCCCGGTGCCTGGATGTCGGCGGGGGTGTCGGGGCGGGCTCCGCTAGGAGACCGGAGGGGGGAGGACCATGAGGTGCATGTCGCGCGCGATGCTATCGCAGCCGGTCAGTCCACATCCGGGCCGGGCTCGAGGCCGAGCTCGGCCAGGCGGGTGTCGATCGCCGCGCGCTGCGCGGCCGACGCGGCGGTGCGCATGAGCGGGACCTCCCCGTCCGCCGTGCGGGCCACCAGCCGGAAGGTGACCTGCGGGCCGCGCGCGCTCGTGGGGATGGTCGTCCGTCGCCAGGCGAGCCCCTCGAGGTCAGCCCACGCGACGCGGCGGCCGCCCACGCCCATGCGGTGCACGCCGACCTCGTCGACGACGAAGCCAGCGGTGCGCGCCCGGTGGGCCTGCCACCCCACGACGGCGGTGCCGAGGGCCACGGCGACGTACCCCTCGGTCGGGTTCTCCGGCACGAGGACGATCGCGATCGCCCCCGGCAGGACCACGGCGAGCGCCGCCATCAGCGCCTGCGCCAGTGCGAGGCGCCGTGCGCGGCGCTCGGGCACCACGCCGGTCGGGCGGCTCACCGCGACCCGGCGAGCCGGTCCTCGACGAACCGCTCGATGCCGTCGAGCACGCGGGCCAGGCGGAAGTCGTAGTCCGGATCGGCCTCGGCGGTCGCCTCCTCCGCCCCCTCCTCGCCGGCACCGTCGAACACGCCGGCGTCGATGACCCTGGCGAGGGACGGGTACCGCTCGGGGTCGAGCAGCTCGGCCAGCAACGCCCCGTAGCGCTGCGGCTCGACGGCCAGGGTGGTCGAGGGCGAATCGGCTGCGCGGAACAGCATGTCGCCGAGCACGTGGGAGTCGACCAGCAGCATGATCATGAGCTTCTCGCCCTCGTGGAGCGGGAGGTCGGCCATCGTCCCGAGGCCGCGGTCCAGCCAGGCCAGCTGGTTCGGCGTCGCCGGCAGCCCGAACATGGGGATCGCCTGCATGATCCACGGGTGAGCTCGCAGACCGGCGGTCGCCGCCCGGGCCCACCGCTCGAGGCCGTCGCGCCACCCGTCCGCCGCACCGGGGTCGAGGACGTCGTCGGGCCACCCCATCGCTGCGTCCTGCATGTGGAGGACGAGCTCCTCCTTGCTCCCGACGTGGCGGTACAGCGACATCGTCGTGAACCCGAGCTGCTCGGCCACGTGCGCCATGGACACCGCGGCGAGCCCGTAGGCGTCGGCGATCTCGACGGCCGCCTCGACGATGCGGCCGAGGCTGAGCCCGCGACGGGGCGCCTCGCCGGACGCGGCCGCGCGCCACACCTCGCGGATGCCATCCACCGGGTTCGTCATGGCGGTTGATCGTAGAGGTGTGTATGAAGTACACATAGTGTATGGCATACACAGTTGAGATCGAGGGCCTCCACAAGGCCTTCGGGGAGGTCCGCGTCCTCGAGGACGTGCACCTCGCCGTCCCCCGGGGTGGCGTGGTCGCCCTGCTCGGTCCGAACGGCGCGGGGAAGACCACGGCCGTCCGCATCCTCTCCACCCTCCTCGCGGCGGACCGCGGAAGGGTGGTGGTGGCCGGCCACGACGTGGCCGCCGACCCCTGGGCCGTCCGCGCCGCGATCAGCTTGACCGGCCAGTTCGCCGCCGTGGACGACGTGTTGACCGGGCGGGAGAACCTGCTCCTCGTCGCGCGCCTCCTGCGGCTCGGCCGGACCGCGGCCCGCCGCCGCGCGGAGGATCTGCTCGCCGCCTTCGACCTG from Euzebya sp. harbors:
- a CDS encoding TetR/AcrR family transcriptional regulator; translation: MTNPVDGIREVWRAAASGEAPRRGLSLGRIVEAAVEIADAYGLAAVSMAHVAEQLGFTTMSLYRHVGSKEELVLHMQDAAMGWPDDVLDPGAADGWRDGLERWARAATAGLRAHPWIMQAIPMFGLPATPNQLAWLDRGLGTMADLPLHEGEKLMIMLLVDSHVLGDMLFRAADSPSTTLAVEPQRYGALLAELLDPERYPSLARVIDAGVFDGAGEEGAEEATAEADPDYDFRLARVLDGIERFVEDRLAGSR
- a CDS encoding DMT family transporter; translated protein: MSPTPAIRPVLAVVTAAVLWGTSGVVGRSLNESGVPPLTVAALRVVIAATVLVAVPRLRPAAAHRLPRRSPVVIGVGVLLAIYQATFFAAVPLVGVTVATMVSLGAAPIVTAAVGPLVGDTRAGVATWTAVLLGALGVGLLSGGGGTSLGWAAVGGAGLALVAGSGYAGVTLLGRHARDAVPGALVTAAFPVAAVVLLPALVGLAGAELDGGDVAAIAYLGTAPTALAYALFFGGVARIPAATASTITLLEPLTATVLAAAIFGEALSPVGVAGAILVVLAGGLAVRAALPRRTTARTPAGVPDR